The following proteins come from a genomic window of Mycobacterium sp. DL:
- the urtB gene encoding urea ABC transporter permease subunit UrtB, translating to MDVLIGQLATGLSLGSILLLAALGLSLTFGQMGVINMAHGEFIMAGCYTAYVVQQIVSSAGVSLIISLILGFFIGGAMGALLEVTLIQRMYSRPLDTLLVTFGVGLILQQVARDIFGAPAVNVVAPVWLSGGVDILGAVVPKTRIFILVLAIVCVAVLAAVLKVSPMGRRIRAVVQNRDLAETSGISSRKTDIMTFFIGSGLAAVAGVALTLIGSTSPTIGQSYLIDAFLVVVVGGLGQIKGTVIAAFTLGFLNSFIEYNTTASLAKVIVFVIIVIFLQVRPQGLFTVRTRSLV from the coding sequence ATGGATGTCCTGATCGGACAGCTGGCAACAGGATTGAGCCTCGGCTCGATCCTGTTGCTGGCCGCACTGGGGTTGTCATTGACGTTCGGCCAGATGGGCGTCATCAACATGGCGCACGGCGAGTTCATCATGGCCGGCTGCTACACCGCGTACGTCGTTCAGCAGATCGTGTCGAGTGCCGGTGTCTCGCTGATCATCTCGCTGATCCTCGGGTTCTTCATCGGTGGCGCGATGGGCGCCCTGTTGGAGGTCACGCTGATCCAGCGGATGTACTCCCGACCGCTGGACACCTTGCTGGTCACCTTCGGCGTCGGCCTGATCCTGCAGCAGGTCGCACGGGACATCTTCGGCGCCCCCGCGGTCAACGTGGTGGCCCCGGTGTGGTTGTCCGGCGGTGTCGACATCCTCGGTGCGGTGGTCCCCAAGACCCGCATCTTCATCCTGGTGCTCGCGATCGTCTGCGTCGCGGTGCTGGCCGCAGTGCTCAAGGTCAGCCCGATGGGACGCCGGATCCGGGCGGTCGTGCAGAACCGCGATCTCGCTGAAACCAGCGGCATCTCGTCGCGCAAGACCGACATCATGACGTTCTTCATCGGATCCGGCCTCGCCGCCGTGGCAGGGGTGGCGCTGACGTTGATCGGGTCCACCAGCCCGACGATCGGGCAGAGCTACCTCATCGATGCGTTCCTGGTCGTCGTCGTAGGCGGTCTGGGACAGATCAAGGGCACCGTGATCGCGGCGTTCACACTGGGCTTCCTGAACTCGTTCATCGAGTACAACACGACAGCGTCGCTGGCCAAGGTGATCGTCTTCGTCATCATCGTGATCTTCCTGCAGGTCCGCCCGCAGGGTCTGTTCACCGTCAGGACAAGGAGTTTGGTATGA
- the urtA gene encoding urea ABC transporter substrate-binding protein, whose translation MELPRRSSFKRSALAAGSVVAVTSLLLAGCGSKASDTEAANAESCVDTSGESIKVGALNSLSGTMAISEVTVRNAIDLAVEQINAEGGVLGKQIQVVAEDGASEPTVFAEKAEKLISSDCVAAVFGGWTSSSRKAMLPVFESSNSLLYYPVQYEGLESSPNIFYTGATTNQQIVPALDYLKEQGAQSLYLVGSDYVFPQTANRIIKAYAEANGMEIKGEDYTPLGSTDFSTIINKVRSADADAVFNTLNGDSNVAFFREYKNVGLTPQDMPVVSVSIAEEEVGGIGVQNIDGQLTAWDYYQTIDSPVNNAFVEAYKAKFGADKPTSDPMEAAYVSVFLWKNTVEKAQSFDVKAIQDNADGVTFDAPEGLVTIDGENHHITKTARIGEIRPDGLIYTIWESPGPIEPDPFLKSYPWAAGLSG comes from the coding sequence ATGGAACTACCTCGACGCTCTTCGTTCAAACGTTCCGCGCTAGCCGCGGGAAGTGTCGTAGCAGTCACCAGCCTGTTGTTGGCGGGCTGCGGAAGTAAGGCCAGCGATACGGAAGCAGCAAACGCGGAGTCATGCGTCGACACCTCTGGTGAGAGCATCAAGGTCGGTGCGCTGAACTCGCTGTCGGGCACCATGGCGATCTCGGAGGTGACGGTTCGCAACGCCATCGATCTGGCGGTCGAGCAGATCAACGCCGAAGGCGGGGTGCTGGGCAAACAGATTCAGGTGGTCGCCGAGGACGGCGCCTCAGAACCCACGGTGTTCGCCGAGAAGGCCGAGAAGCTGATCAGCAGCGACTGCGTGGCCGCGGTGTTCGGCGGCTGGACGTCGTCGAGCCGCAAGGCGATGCTGCCGGTGTTCGAGAGCAGCAACTCACTGCTCTACTACCCGGTGCAGTACGAGGGCCTGGAGTCCTCCCCCAACATCTTCTACACCGGCGCGACCACCAACCAGCAGATCGTGCCCGCCCTGGACTACCTCAAAGAGCAGGGCGCTCAGTCCCTCTACCTGGTCGGCAGCGACTACGTCTTCCCGCAGACCGCCAACCGCATCATCAAGGCCTACGCCGAAGCCAACGGTATGGAGATCAAGGGCGAGGACTACACCCCCCTGGGCTCGACCGATTTCTCCACGATCATCAACAAGGTCCGCAGCGCCGACGCCGACGCGGTGTTCAACACCCTCAACGGCGACTCCAACGTGGCGTTCTTCCGGGAGTACAAGAACGTCGGCCTGACCCCTCAGGACATGCCGGTGGTGTCGGTGTCCATCGCCGAGGAAGAGGTCGGCGGCATCGGTGTGCAGAACATCGACGGCCAGCTGACGGCGTGGGACTACTACCAGACCATCGACAGCCCGGTGAACAACGCCTTCGTCGAGGCCTACAAGGCGAAGTTCGGCGCCGACAAGCCGACGTCGGATCCGATGGAGGCGGCCTACGTGTCGGTCTTCCTGTGGAAGAACACCGTCGAGAAGGCACAGTCGTTCGACGTCAAGGCAATTCAGGACAACGCCGACGGGGTCACCTTCGACGCGCCGGAGGGCCTGGTCACGATCGACGGCGAGAACCACCACATCACCAAGACCGCCCGCATCGGTGAGATCCGTCCGGACGGCTTGATCTACACGATCTGGGAGTCCCCCGGCCCCATCGAGCCGGATCCGTTCCTGAAGTCCTACCCGTGGGCCGCCGGGCTCTCCGGCTGA
- the helR gene encoding RNA polymerase recycling motor ATPase HelR, translated as MSTEKHEEELQSERAYVAGLYTRLDAERARVIGRYRAALRGTGGTLVERDAEVRVLANQMTRLDVADSGLCFGRLDSVSGERLYIGRIGLLDADDDYEPLLLDWRAPAARAFYVATGASPEDMHLRRQFHTRGRHILDFTDEVLGRPGAQERGGHGDAALLAAVNAPRGDGMRDIVSTIQAEQDEIIRLDHQGVLVIEGGPGTGKTVVALHRVAYLLYTQRQRIEHHGVLVIGPNPAFLDHVGRVLPSLGESNVVFMTTGDLLPGLRVTAEDTEDAIRLKGSLKILDVLEAAIADRQRIPEQPLPIDLADTSVRIDAETAEWAIQEARASKQSHNDARAVFIDVITWVLTERAIAKIGRGWLTRDDKAAWEHLRAELVDELGDHAGFAAALDELWPILTPETLLAQLYTSPERLRAAGADEALRRAQGDAWTVSDVPLLDELVDLLGRDKTADQTAARELQAETEYAAGVLEMMVAREDLMDDEDHLLAADMIEAGDLADRFAQRDNRDLAERAAADREWTYRHVVVDEAQELSAMDWRVLMRRCPSRSFTVVGDLAQRRSAAGATSWAEMLEPYVPDRWLYRPLSTNYRTPAEIMSVAATLLAELAPGVTPPESVRATGVAPWSRRITADQMASAIEDFIRDESVRDGTSVVIGPPGVPGTVSPADIKGLEFDAVLVVEPERILAAGPRGAAELYVALTRATQRLGVLHTGPLPSALSGLSAQ; from the coding sequence ATGTCGACTGAGAAGCACGAAGAGGAACTGCAGTCCGAGCGAGCCTATGTGGCAGGGTTGTACACGCGGTTGGACGCCGAACGCGCACGGGTGATCGGCAGATATCGCGCCGCGCTGCGGGGCACCGGCGGGACGCTGGTGGAACGCGACGCCGAGGTGCGTGTGCTGGCCAACCAGATGACGCGGTTGGACGTGGCGGACAGCGGGCTGTGCTTCGGGCGGTTGGACAGCGTGTCGGGCGAGCGTCTGTACATCGGCCGGATCGGCCTTCTCGATGCCGACGACGACTACGAACCCCTGCTACTCGACTGGCGGGCACCCGCGGCACGCGCGTTCTACGTGGCGACCGGCGCCTCTCCGGAGGACATGCACCTGCGCAGGCAGTTCCACACCCGCGGCCGCCACATCCTCGATTTCACCGACGAGGTCCTCGGCCGTCCGGGTGCTCAGGAGCGGGGCGGACACGGCGACGCCGCGCTGCTGGCGGCTGTCAACGCTCCCCGTGGCGACGGCATGCGCGACATCGTTTCCACGATCCAGGCCGAGCAGGACGAGATCATCCGACTCGATCACCAGGGCGTCCTGGTGATCGAAGGCGGACCGGGAACCGGGAAAACCGTCGTCGCACTGCACCGCGTCGCGTACCTGCTCTACACCCAGCGCCAGCGCATCGAACATCACGGGGTGCTCGTCATCGGGCCCAACCCGGCGTTCCTGGACCACGTCGGGAGGGTCCTGCCATCGCTCGGTGAGTCCAACGTGGTGTTCATGACCACCGGAGACCTACTCCCCGGACTCCGCGTCACCGCGGAGGACACCGAAGACGCCATCCGGCTGAAGGGCTCGCTGAAGATCCTCGACGTACTCGAGGCGGCGATCGCCGACCGACAGCGCATCCCCGAGCAGCCGCTGCCGATCGACCTGGCGGACACCTCGGTGCGCATCGATGCCGAGACCGCGGAATGGGCCATCCAGGAGGCGCGGGCCAGCAAGCAGTCACACAACGACGCCCGCGCCGTGTTCATCGATGTGATCACCTGGGTGCTGACCGAGCGGGCGATCGCCAAGATCGGCAGGGGGTGGCTGACGCGTGACGACAAGGCCGCCTGGGAGCATCTGCGGGCCGAATTGGTCGACGAGCTCGGCGACCATGCCGGATTCGCCGCGGCGCTGGACGAACTCTGGCCGATCCTGACGCCGGAAACCCTGCTCGCGCAGCTCTACACGTCACCCGAGCGGCTACGAGCGGCAGGCGCCGACGAGGCACTCCGGCGCGCCCAGGGCGACGCCTGGACGGTGTCGGACGTGCCCCTGCTCGACGAACTGGTCGACCTGCTGGGCCGCGACAAGACCGCCGACCAGACTGCTGCGCGAGAACTCCAGGCAGAGACCGAGTACGCGGCGGGCGTGCTGGAGATGATGGTCGCACGCGAGGACCTCATGGACGACGAGGACCATCTCCTGGCTGCCGACATGATCGAGGCCGGCGATCTCGCCGACCGATTCGCCCAACGCGACAACCGCGACCTCGCCGAGCGTGCCGCCGCGGATCGGGAATGGACCTACCGGCACGTGGTGGTCGACGAGGCCCAGGAGTTGTCGGCGATGGACTGGCGGGTACTGATGCGGCGGTGCCCGAGCCGGTCATTCACGGTCGTGGGCGATCTCGCCCAACGGCGATCGGCGGCCGGCGCCACCTCGTGGGCCGAGATGCTGGAGCCCTATGTCCCCGACCGCTGGCTCTACCGCCCGCTGTCGACGAACTACCGCACCCCGGCCGAGATCATGTCGGTCGCCGCGACGCTGCTCGCCGAGCTGGCGCCGGGGGTCACGCCGCCGGAGTCGGTGCGCGCGACCGGCGTCGCGCCCTGGTCACGACGCATCACCGCGGACCAAATGGCTTCTGCCATCGAAGATTTCATCCGGGACGAAAGCGTACGCGACGGCACCAGCGTCGTGATCGGGCCGCCGGGAGTCCCGGGCACGGTGTCGCCGGCAGACATCAAGGGACTCGAGTTCGATGCCGTGCTCGTGGTCGAGCCGGAGCGCATCCTGGCCGCCGGGCCACGCGGCGCGGCCGAACTGTACGTCGCCCTGACCCGCGCCACCCAGCGTCTCGGTGTGCTGCACACCGGTCCACTGCCGTCGGCCCTGTCAGGGCTGAGCGCACAGTAG
- a CDS encoding Rv2578c family radical SAM protein: MRWDRQAVSADDGALPGLQRIGLVRSVRTPQFEGITFHEVLCKSALNKIPAASMLPFEYTVNGYRGCSHACRYCFARPTHEYLEFDCGRDFDSQVVVKTNIVDVLRRELRRRSWARKTVALGTNTDPYQRAEGRYALMPGIIGALADSGTPFSILTKGTLLRRDLPLLAEAAHRVDVSVAVSLAVGDPELHSQVEPGTPSPQARLGLISAIRDAGLDCHVMVAPVLPGLTDSQEHLDDLLGRIAAAGASSATVFGLHLRGSTRGWFMDWLAGSHAELVGEYRRLYRHGAYLPPHYREELRNRVAPLLNKHRLAGASVRSRPRPPEPVAAAQQTLF, encoded by the coding sequence ATGCGGTGGGATCGGCAGGCAGTCAGCGCGGACGACGGTGCGCTGCCGGGACTGCAACGCATCGGCTTGGTCCGCAGCGTACGGACGCCCCAATTCGAGGGAATCACCTTTCACGAGGTGCTGTGCAAGTCGGCGTTGAACAAGATTCCCGCTGCGTCGATGCTCCCTTTCGAGTACACCGTCAACGGTTACCGGGGGTGCTCGCACGCGTGCCGGTACTGTTTCGCCCGGCCCACCCACGAGTATCTGGAGTTCGACTGCGGCCGTGATTTCGACTCCCAGGTGGTGGTCAAGACCAACATCGTGGACGTACTGCGCCGCGAACTCCGCCGTCGGTCGTGGGCGCGCAAAACCGTTGCGCTGGGCACGAATACAGATCCGTACCAGCGGGCTGAGGGGCGTTATGCGCTGATGCCGGGCATCATCGGGGCGCTCGCCGACTCCGGTACGCCGTTCTCCATCCTGACCAAGGGGACGTTGCTGCGCCGCGACCTGCCGCTGCTCGCCGAGGCCGCGCACCGGGTCGACGTCAGCGTGGCGGTGTCGCTTGCCGTCGGCGATCCCGAGTTGCACAGCCAGGTCGAGCCCGGGACGCCGTCACCGCAGGCGCGGCTCGGGCTGATCTCGGCCATTCGTGATGCCGGTCTCGACTGTCACGTGATGGTGGCGCCGGTGCTGCCGGGGCTGACCGATTCGCAGGAGCATCTCGACGATCTGTTGGGTCGGATCGCGGCTGCCGGGGCGTCGTCCGCCACGGTGTTCGGCCTGCATCTCCGCGGTTCGACCCGGGGCTGGTTCATGGATTGGCTGGCTGGTAGCCACGCCGAACTCGTCGGCGAGTACCGCCGGCTCTACCGGCACGGCGCCTACCTGCCGCCGCACTACCGCGAGGAGTTGAGGAACCGGGTGGCGCCGCTGCTGAACAAGCACCGGTTGGCGGGCGCATCAGTCCGCAGCCGACCGCGCCCGCCCGAACCGGTGGCGGCCGCCCAGCAGACGCTGTTCTGA
- the thpD gene encoding ectoine hydroxylase — translation MTAPAIDRRHDHYPTRLEHAVEPIARIEPTVWGQEADGPLTDAELQSAADNGFLVRPRTVEENWLPPLREELQQIGTRADATDPRIIRESSGGIRSVFQPHLLSDLIAEVVTLDTVLPVARQLMGSDVYLHQARINMMPGFTGGGFYWHSDFETWHAEDGMPLMRAVSCSIALTENFAYNGALMVMPGSHKTFYPCVGATPQNHHSASLVKQEIGVPDRATLTRAADQHGIEQVTGPAGNALWFDSNMMHGSASNITPFPRSNIFLVFNSVENRLCDPFRAPAPRPEYLAARSDQPFSVADVT, via the coding sequence ATGACCGCGCCCGCAATCGACCGGCGCCACGACCACTACCCCACCCGGCTGGAGCATGCCGTCGAGCCGATCGCCCGCATCGAGCCGACGGTGTGGGGCCAGGAGGCCGACGGCCCGTTGACCGACGCCGAGCTGCAATCAGCCGCCGACAACGGCTTCCTGGTGCGGCCCCGGACCGTCGAGGAGAACTGGCTTCCGCCCCTTCGCGAGGAGCTGCAGCAGATCGGCACGCGTGCTGACGCCACCGATCCGCGGATCATCCGTGAGTCGTCCGGCGGCATCCGCTCGGTGTTCCAGCCGCACCTGCTCAGCGATCTGATCGCCGAAGTGGTCACCCTCGATACCGTGCTGCCCGTGGCACGCCAGCTCATGGGTTCCGACGTCTACCTGCACCAGGCGCGCATCAACATGATGCCCGGATTCACCGGCGGCGGCTTCTACTGGCACTCCGATTTCGAGACGTGGCACGCGGAAGACGGCATGCCGCTGATGCGGGCGGTGTCGTGCTCGATCGCTCTGACCGAGAACTTCGCCTACAACGGCGCTCTCATGGTGATGCCGGGCTCGCACAAGACCTTCTACCCGTGTGTCGGTGCGACGCCTCAGAACCACCACTCGGCCTCACTGGTCAAGCAGGAGATCGGCGTGCCTGATCGGGCCACCCTGACGAGGGCGGCCGACCAGCACGGCATCGAACAGGTCACCGGCCCGGCGGGCAACGCCCTGTGGTTCGACTCGAACATGATGCACGGGTCCGCGTCGAACATCACACCGTTCCCGCGGTCCAACATCTTCCTGGTGTTCAACTCGGTGGAGAACCGTCTGTGTGACCCGTTCCGGGCGCCCGCACCCCGCCCGGAGTATCTGGCCGCGCGGTCCGACCAGCCGTTCAGCGTCGCCGACGTCACCTGA
- a CDS encoding ectoine synthase, producing MIVRTTADITGTDRDVSAENWRSKRIILADDGVGFSFHETTIAAGTVSEFHYQHHVEAVWIVEGNGTLTNRETGEEHPLSPGTMYLLNGHERHRVSCTTQMRMLCVFNPPVTGQEVHDETGAYPPSVAVR from the coding sequence TTGATCGTGCGCACCACCGCCGATATCACCGGCACCGACCGCGACGTATCCGCCGAGAACTGGCGGTCGAAAAGGATCATCCTCGCCGACGACGGCGTCGGCTTCTCATTCCACGAGACGACCATCGCGGCCGGCACGGTCAGCGAGTTCCACTACCAGCACCACGTCGAGGCCGTGTGGATCGTCGAGGGCAACGGCACCCTGACCAATCGCGAGACCGGCGAGGAGCATCCGCTGAGCCCGGGAACGATGTACCTGCTCAACGGTCACGAACGGCACCGCGTCAGCTGCACCACACAGATGCGCATGCTCTGCGTGTTCAACCCGCCCGTCACAGGGCAGGAGGTGCACGACGAGACCGGGGCATATCCCCCGTCGGTGGCAGTCCGATGA
- the ectB gene encoding diaminobutyrate--2-oxoglutarate transaminase, protein MSLPTLNAPLYEADLPDVYDEVESGVRSYCRSWPTTMEIAQGSWLTDAAGRRYLDFFAGAGALNYGHNNPALKKPLLDYLTNDMIVHSLDMATSAKTEFLETFERLILRPRGLDYKVQFPGPTGANSVEAALKLARKVTGRESIINFTNAFHGMTLGALSVTGNSMKRAGAGIPLVHSTPMPYDNYFGGATEDFHWFERVLDDSGGGLNHPAAVIVETVQGEGGLNVARAEWLQALAELCRRRDILLIVDDVQMGCGRTGQFFSFEEAGIVPDIVTLSKSISGYGLPMALTLFRRELDVWTPGEHNGTFRGHNPAFITATKALETYWSTASFADETSAKGGQVRDRLEQIAATHEGVSARGRGMAQGLKFADTALAAEVCRAGFDRGVLMETSGPSDEVVKLLPPLTTTAADLDSGIDILAEAVAATLS, encoded by the coding sequence ATGTCACTCCCCACTCTCAACGCGCCCCTGTACGAGGCCGACCTTCCCGACGTGTACGACGAGGTCGAGTCGGGGGTCCGCAGCTACTGCCGCAGCTGGCCCACCACCATGGAAATCGCCCAGGGATCCTGGCTGACCGATGCCGCGGGCCGCCGATACCTCGACTTCTTCGCCGGCGCGGGAGCGCTGAACTACGGGCACAACAACCCGGCCCTCAAGAAACCACTCCTCGACTACCTGACCAACGACATGATCGTGCACTCGCTGGACATGGCGACATCGGCCAAGACCGAGTTCCTCGAGACCTTCGAGCGGTTGATCCTGCGTCCCCGCGGCCTCGACTACAAGGTGCAGTTCCCCGGCCCCACCGGCGCCAACTCCGTGGAGGCCGCGCTGAAGCTGGCCCGCAAGGTCACCGGTCGCGAGTCGATCATCAACTTCACCAACGCATTTCACGGTATGACGCTGGGAGCGTTGTCGGTCACCGGGAACTCGATGAAGCGCGCCGGCGCGGGAATCCCGCTGGTCCATTCGACCCCGATGCCCTACGACAACTACTTCGGCGGCGCGACCGAAGACTTCCACTGGTTCGAGCGGGTGCTCGACGACTCGGGCGGCGGGCTCAACCATCCTGCCGCGGTGATCGTCGAGACGGTTCAGGGTGAAGGCGGACTGAACGTGGCCCGTGCCGAATGGCTGCAGGCCCTGGCCGAATTGTGCCGCCGCCGGGACATTCTGCTGATCGTCGACGACGTGCAGATGGGCTGTGGACGCACGGGACAGTTCTTCAGCTTCGAAGAGGCCGGGATCGTGCCGGACATCGTCACCCTGTCGAAGTCGATCAGTGGATACGGCCTGCCGATGGCGCTGACACTGTTCCGGCGTGAGCTGGACGTGTGGACGCCCGGTGAGCACAACGGAACCTTCCGTGGCCATAATCCGGCCTTCATCACCGCGACGAAGGCCCTCGAGACATACTGGAGCACAGCGTCGTTCGCCGATGAGACATCAGCGAAGGGTGGACAGGTCCGAGACCGCCTCGAGCAGATCGCCGCCACCCACGAAGGCGTCAGTGCGCGTGGTCGCGGAATGGCCCAGGGGTTGAAGTTTGCCGACACCGCGTTGGCCGCCGAAGTCTGCCGCGCGGGATTCGACCGCGGTGTGCTGATGGAGACCAGTGGCCCTTCAGATGAGGTGGTCAAGCTGCTCCCGCCGCTGACCACCACCGCGGCCGATCTCGATTCCGGCATCGATATCCTGGCAGAAGCGGTCGCCGCGACCCTGTCCTGA
- the ectA gene encoding diaminobutyrate acetyltransferase: protein MAGSSDANREVGQSYSWERFLRRPADADAVAMRRLVAETEVLDLNSTYTYLLMATDFADTSIVAVRDGDLCGLITGYHPPTRPEVLFVWQVAVAASARGAGLAACMLDALTRRVREDRHGHPVTVEATVAPTNTASRALFGGFARRHGVPMSEHPRFVAAHFDADQAHDADQTHEDEPILRIGPIAATLAPSHP from the coding sequence ATCGCAGGCTCAAGCGATGCGAATCGCGAAGTTGGACAATCATATTCGTGGGAGCGATTCCTCCGTCGACCCGCCGATGCCGATGCGGTCGCCATGCGGCGCCTGGTCGCCGAAACCGAAGTCCTCGACCTCAACTCCACCTACACGTACCTGCTGATGGCAACGGACTTCGCCGACACCAGCATCGTGGCTGTTCGCGACGGTGATCTCTGTGGGTTGATCACCGGCTACCACCCGCCCACCCGGCCGGAAGTGCTGTTCGTATGGCAGGTGGCGGTAGCCGCTTCAGCGCGGGGCGCCGGCCTGGCGGCCTGCATGCTCGATGCCCTCACCCGCCGGGTCCGTGAAGACCGCCACGGCCACCCTGTCACCGTGGAGGCCACGGTCGCCCCCACCAACACCGCCTCGCGCGCGCTTTTCGGAGGGTTCGCACGGCGGCACGGCGTACCGATGAGCGAGCACCCACGATTTGTGGCCGCACATTTTGACGCCGATCAGGCACACGATGCCGACCAGACGCACGAGGACGAACCGATATTGCGGATCGGCCCGATCGCCGCGACTCTCGCCCCATCACATCCGTGA
- a CDS encoding acyl-CoA dehydrogenase family protein, which produces MTDTAMSTQTTESVADFAARARVWLAENMPRVDPDNPPFSVRADQASWDHAKQLQKRLHDGGFAGICFPREYGGLGLDYAYQKAFDAECRRYEMPLILNVPTFTICAATILDMGSEAQKRERISAAIRGDEILVQLLSEPSGGSDLAGVITRADRRDGTWVVNGAKTWSTSAFAGDYGLLLARTDWTVPKHEGLTMFLVPLKAAGITMRRIKEVNGSEEFCEEFFDGLELDDDAVVGEVNKGWEVASRQLFHERRAVGGGSEFASGTGAENASEMPPDHVALAEATGQGEDTRIQDLAGRALVRRIVKDQLIHHVSQAISDGSLPPNAGTLIRLFHAETTELEVDTALAIAGTAGVVDEGGELAGLMDDIGVRYLSRQTGSLGGGSSEMARNVIGERILGFPREPAADRGVPFNQVKRGRQ; this is translated from the coding sequence ATGACCGATACCGCGATGTCAACGCAGACGACCGAATCGGTGGCCGACTTCGCGGCACGGGCACGGGTGTGGCTGGCCGAGAACATGCCGCGGGTCGATCCCGACAATCCTCCGTTCTCGGTGCGCGCCGATCAGGCATCGTGGGACCACGCCAAGCAACTGCAGAAGCGACTCCACGACGGCGGATTCGCGGGCATCTGTTTCCCGCGCGAGTACGGCGGTCTGGGATTGGACTACGCCTACCAGAAGGCGTTCGACGCCGAGTGCCGCCGCTATGAGATGCCACTGATCCTCAACGTCCCGACCTTCACCATCTGCGCCGCAACGATTCTCGACATGGGCAGCGAAGCCCAGAAGCGCGAACGTATTTCGGCCGCGATCCGCGGCGACGAGATCCTGGTGCAGCTGTTGAGCGAACCCAGCGGTGGTTCGGACCTGGCCGGTGTCATCACCAGAGCCGACCGCAGAGACGGCACGTGGGTGGTCAACGGCGCCAAGACATGGAGCACCAGCGCATTCGCCGGTGATTACGGACTGCTGCTGGCGCGCACCGACTGGACCGTCCCCAAACACGAAGGTCTGACGATGTTCCTGGTGCCGTTGAAGGCTGCGGGAATCACGATGCGCCGCATCAAGGAGGTCAACGGCTCCGAGGAGTTCTGCGAAGAGTTCTTCGACGGCCTCGAACTCGATGACGACGCCGTTGTGGGTGAGGTCAACAAGGGGTGGGAAGTGGCGTCCCGCCAGCTGTTCCATGAGCGGCGCGCGGTGGGCGGTGGCTCTGAGTTCGCCAGCGGAACCGGTGCCGAGAATGCCAGTGAAATGCCGCCCGACCACGTCGCGCTGGCCGAAGCCACCGGGCAGGGCGAGGACACCCGGATCCAGGACCTGGCCGGCCGCGCACTGGTGCGCCGGATCGTCAAGGACCAGCTGATCCATCATGTCTCACAAGCCATCTCAGACGGCTCGCTGCCGCCCAACGCCGGTACGTTGATCCGGTTGTTCCATGCCGAGACCACCGAGTTGGAGGTCGACACCGCGCTGGCCATCGCCGGCACCGCAGGCGTGGTCGACGAGGGTGGCGAACTCGCCGGCCTGATGGATGACATCGGGGTGCGTTACCTGTCCCGACAGACCGGCTCGTTGGGCGGTGGCAGCTCGGAGATGGCCCGCAACGTCATCGGCGAACGAATTCTCGGGTTCCCGCGGGAACCCGCTGCCGATCGAGGCGTCCCGTTCAACCAGGTGAAGCGCGGCCGCCAGTAG